A part of Marinomonas rhizomae genomic DNA contains:
- a CDS encoding GntR family transcriptional regulator, with translation MAQKRAVVRQSLPDVITADLRQRILSGDLAEGELIRQELLAEEYDVSRMPIREALKRLDAEGLVVFQNNRGATVTQHSLEEIAEIFDVRILLEVDLFQRAIPNMTAQQVVECEVLLEAMDASYQAGNVAEWGPLNGQYHAKLYEAAGRHLTEALLVRVTLQANRYVSMHIDKQNKRESASHDHHELLDLARQGDVLGATEQLRRHLVNTKNQVIEFVKQTRAQ, from the coding sequence TTGGCGCAAAAAAGAGCGGTTGTTCGTCAGAGCTTACCCGATGTCATTACGGCGGATTTACGTCAGCGAATTTTGTCTGGTGACCTTGCTGAAGGCGAGTTGATTCGTCAGGAATTATTGGCAGAAGAATACGATGTCTCGCGGATGCCCATCCGAGAGGCCTTAAAGCGTCTTGATGCTGAAGGCTTGGTGGTTTTCCAGAATAATCGTGGCGCGACTGTGACTCAGCATTCTCTGGAAGAAATTGCTGAAATTTTTGATGTGCGTATTTTACTGGAAGTCGATTTGTTTCAGCGAGCGATCCCAAACATGACAGCGCAACAGGTGGTTGAGTGCGAGGTATTGCTAGAAGCCATGGATGCTTCCTATCAAGCGGGTAACGTCGCCGAATGGGGACCACTTAATGGACAGTATCACGCTAAACTGTATGAAGCGGCCGGCCGTCATTTAACGGAAGCGTTATTAGTTCGAGTGACTTTGCAGGCTAACCGTTATGTCAGCATGCACATTGATAAGCAAAATAAACGTGAAAGCGCCAGCCATGATCATCATGAGTTATTGGACTTAGCACGCCAAGGTGATGTGCTTGGGGCGACAGAGCAACTTCGTCGTCATCTGGTCAACACCAAAAACCAAGTAATAGAATTCGTTAAACAAACTAGGGCTCAGTAA
- a CDS encoding Ldh family oxidoreductase, which yields MSDNITLSLNQVRELSESVLTSNGFNAEHASAITDIIYTNQLGDCHSHGLYRLFMCVESIRSGRASGTAEPTISDVSPAVVRADANDAVSLLAMKAAMPLLIEKAKKNGVAALAINRCFHFSALWPEVEILSAAGLAGMAMLPSHAWVAPAGGKRGLLGTNPFAFSWPRHGKAPFTFDFATSQFARGEIELYRRAGKPLPEGVAIDSEGNPTTDAEAAMNGAMLTFGGYKGSALSLMIELMAGPLIDDLTSKESMEVAGGKPEAPYHGEIILAFDPNMLSAGRAVENNDRAERLFAEVIDQGARLPSQRRQAAQMFNLERNELEIPRALYEDLLKLKKG from the coding sequence ATGAGCGACAACATTACTCTTAGCTTAAACCAAGTACGTGAACTCAGCGAATCTGTGCTCACCAGTAATGGCTTTAATGCAGAACACGCCAGTGCTATTACTGACATTATTTACACCAACCAGCTTGGTGATTGCCATTCCCATGGTTTGTATCGCTTGTTTATGTGTGTTGAAAGCATTCGATCTGGTCGTGCCAGTGGCACCGCCGAGCCAACTATTAGCGATGTGAGTCCCGCTGTTGTTCGCGCCGATGCTAACGATGCCGTTTCGCTGCTGGCGATGAAGGCGGCAATGCCTTTATTAATAGAAAAGGCGAAGAAGAATGGCGTCGCCGCTCTGGCGATCAATCGTTGCTTTCATTTTTCAGCGCTGTGGCCAGAAGTTGAAATACTGTCGGCGGCAGGCCTTGCAGGCATGGCCATGTTACCAAGCCATGCATGGGTCGCCCCTGCTGGCGGCAAACGGGGCTTGCTAGGCACCAATCCTTTTGCTTTCAGTTGGCCACGACATGGCAAAGCGCCATTTACCTTTGATTTTGCCACCAGCCAATTCGCTCGCGGTGAAATTGAGCTGTACCGACGCGCAGGCAAACCGCTTCCAGAAGGCGTGGCGATAGACAGTGAAGGCAATCCGACGACAGATGCAGAAGCTGCTATGAATGGCGCTATGCTGACTTTCGGCGGGTACAAAGGCTCAGCATTATCCTTGATGATCGAATTAATGGCAGGGCCACTGATCGACGATCTAACCAGCAAAGAAAGTATGGAAGTCGCAGGCGGTAAGCCAGAAGCGCCGTATCACGGTGAAATCATTCTTGCGTTTGACCCTAATATGCTCAGTGCCGGCCGTGCCGTTGAAAACAATGACCGCGCAGAGCGACTGTTTGCCGAAGTGATTGACCAAGGTGCTCGTTTGCCATCACAACGACGCCAAGCAGCTCAAATGTTCAATCTAGAACGTAACGAGCTGGAGATTCCACGGGCGCTTTACGAGGACTTGTTAAAGCTAAAGAAAGGATGA
- a CDS encoding NAD(P)/FAD-dependent oxidoreductase, which yields MKDQHDVIIIGAGIIGISTALKLQQQGKQVLVLDSKGVAAETSSGNAGAFAFADVIPLATPGIMRKAPKWLIDPLGPLSLRPAYALKILPWMLRFWRASWKDKYQAALAAQASLMDFSKAALERQIEAVNGEAMIRREGQLQLYEGQDEFNASLAGWQTRQEHGVVYELLLNPEAIAKIQPGIHPRFTHAAFTPEWKNVVDPKIWTDHLANEFEKLGGKIAISEVHAIDLKGGSVRLKCDSADYEASQIVLAAGAWSKALAQSIGDSLPLDTERGYNTTLPAGAFDLKTHITFSNHGFVVTKAGGGIRVGGAVELGGLSLAPNFKRSEILLNKAAQFLPDLNIENGKQWMGFRPSMPDSLPVISYSSQSKRVIYAFGHGHLGLTQSAGTAELVTELIHHQPSSIPLEAYSVLRFK from the coding sequence ATGAAGGACCAACACGATGTCATCATCATTGGCGCAGGCATCATTGGCATAAGCACAGCGCTAAAACTGCAGCAGCAAGGTAAACAAGTCCTTGTGTTAGATAGTAAAGGCGTTGCAGCTGAAACGTCGTCTGGTAATGCAGGGGCGTTCGCCTTTGCCGATGTAATTCCTCTTGCGACACCGGGCATTATGCGCAAAGCACCAAAATGGTTGATCGATCCACTTGGTCCATTGTCTTTGCGTCCGGCTTACGCGTTAAAAATACTGCCTTGGATGCTGCGTTTTTGGCGAGCCAGCTGGAAAGACAAATACCAAGCCGCTTTGGCAGCGCAAGCCAGTTTAATGGATTTTTCAAAAGCCGCATTAGAACGTCAGATTGAGGCCGTAAATGGCGAAGCCATGATTCGTCGCGAAGGGCAGTTACAACTATACGAAGGCCAAGATGAGTTCAACGCCAGCCTTGCCGGTTGGCAAACTCGCCAAGAACACGGCGTGGTTTATGAATTACTACTCAATCCAGAGGCCATTGCCAAAATTCAGCCAGGCATTCATCCGAGATTTACCCATGCCGCGTTTACACCAGAATGGAAAAATGTCGTCGACCCTAAAATTTGGACAGATCATTTGGCCAATGAGTTTGAAAAACTAGGTGGTAAAATTGCCATTTCAGAGGTTCACGCTATTGATTTAAAAGGGGGTTCTGTCAGATTGAAATGCGATTCGGCAGATTATGAAGCCAGCCAAATCGTACTGGCAGCAGGCGCTTGGTCAAAAGCTTTAGCCCAGTCTATTGGTGACAGTTTGCCACTGGATACCGAGCGAGGGTACAACACAACCTTGCCTGCTGGTGCATTTGATTTAAAAACCCACATAACTTTTAGCAATCATGGTTTTGTGGTCACCAAGGCGGGCGGTGGCATACGGGTTGGCGGCGCCGTCGAATTAGGTGGCTTGTCTTTAGCGCCAAACTTTAAGCGCTCCGAAATCTTGCTCAATAAAGCCGCTCAGTTTTTACCGGATCTGAATATTGAAAATGGCAAACAATGGATGGGCTTTCGGCCCTCTATGCCAGACAGCTTGCCAGTCATCAGTTACTCCAGCCAATCTAAGCGGGTGATTTATGCATTCGGACATGGTCATTTAGGCTTAACGCAATCCGCAGGCACTGCAGAATTGGTCACAGAGCTAATACATCATCAGCCTTCAAGTATTCCGCTTGAAGCCTATTCAGTTCTGCGTTTTAAGTGA
- a CDS encoding 4-hydroxyproline epimerase — translation MIVVVDSHTEGEPTRVVLEGGPDLGSGPLAERAKHLATEHKDFYRSLVVEPYGQEAMVGALLVEPTNPECVTGVIYFDAAAVIGMCGHGTIGLAATLAHIGKIGIGTHKIETPVGIVEVTLTDSNTVTVQNIDSYRFKKGVILDVEGVGTVIGDIAYGGNWFFIVDDSPTPVLPSNIRTLTDVGIKVRETIYANGIEGENGGIIDHIVFYGPALTDKGHSRNFVLCPDDAYDRSPCGTGSSARLSSLAADQRLAPGEEIYQESTIGSGYTLSYQFSSSANAPAGAIVPSITGQAFVTREAKMMTNTTDPLRHGVSL, via the coding sequence ATGATAGTTGTTGTCGATAGCCATACGGAAGGCGAACCAACCCGCGTCGTATTAGAAGGTGGCCCTGATCTTGGATCTGGGCCTTTAGCTGAACGAGCCAAACACCTTGCGACAGAACATAAAGACTTCTATCGCTCATTAGTGGTGGAACCCTACGGGCAAGAAGCCATGGTTGGCGCATTATTGGTCGAGCCAACAAATCCTGAGTGCGTTACAGGGGTAATTTACTTTGATGCGGCGGCTGTCATTGGTATGTGTGGTCACGGCACCATTGGTCTTGCGGCGACACTGGCGCACATTGGCAAAATAGGCATTGGCACCCATAAGATAGAAACGCCTGTGGGCATTGTTGAAGTCACTTTGACTGACAGCAATACTGTTACGGTGCAAAACATCGACAGTTACCGCTTCAAAAAAGGCGTTATTCTGGATGTAGAAGGCGTCGGTACGGTTATCGGTGATATTGCTTACGGTGGCAATTGGTTTTTTATTGTTGATGACAGCCCAACGCCCGTATTACCCAGTAACATTCGGACATTGACCGACGTTGGTATCAAGGTACGAGAAACCATTTATGCCAATGGTATTGAAGGAGAAAACGGTGGCATTATCGATCACATTGTTTTCTATGGACCTGCACTAACAGACAAAGGGCACAGTCGTAATTTCGTCTTGTGCCCAGACGATGCTTATGACCGCTCGCCTTGTGGCACAGGCAGTTCTGCTCGCTTATCCAGTTTAGCAGCGGATCAGCGCCTCGCTCCTGGTGAAGAAATATATCAAGAAAGCACCATCGGCAGCGGCTATACATTGAGCTATCAGTTTTCCTCATCCGCCAACGCGCCTGCTGGTGCTATCGTGCCATCAATCACTGGACAAGCTTTCGTCACCAGAGAGGCCAAGATGATGACAAACACGACGGATCCACTTCGCCACGGCGTGTCCCTATGA
- a CDS encoding dihydrodipicolinate synthase family protein gives MSNAVLDVSVFQGIMPALMTPCKSDRTPDFDNLVKKGKEMIAAGMSAVVYCGSMGDWPLLTDAERMEGVERLVDAGVPVVVGTGAINTKSAVALAAHAQKVGAAGLMVIPRVLSRGSVIAAQKNHFKAILAAAPDVPAIIYNSPVYGFATRADLFFNLRAEHANLVGFKEFGGEDDLRYAAENITSKDDSVLLMVGVDTAVFHGFVNCGAVGAITGIGTALPKEVLLLANLSRKAATGNAEARVRAKELEEAFSVLASFDEGPELVLFFKYLLVLNGEEEYRLHFNETDELNDAQRHYCEQQYALFKAWFADWSKQGGVITECR, from the coding sequence ATGAGTAATGCAGTTTTAGACGTGAGCGTTTTCCAAGGCATCATGCCGGCGTTGATGACGCCTTGTAAGTCTGACCGTACGCCAGATTTCGATAACTTGGTGAAGAAGGGTAAGGAAATGATCGCGGCGGGCATGTCGGCGGTGGTGTATTGCGGCTCTATGGGTGATTGGCCTTTGTTGACCGATGCCGAGCGCATGGAAGGCGTAGAACGCTTGGTAGATGCTGGTGTGCCTGTGGTGGTCGGTACGGGGGCGATTAATACAAAGTCCGCAGTAGCGCTGGCGGCTCACGCACAAAAAGTCGGTGCGGCAGGTTTGATGGTGATTCCTCGTGTGTTGTCTCGCGGCTCCGTGATTGCTGCGCAAAAAAATCATTTCAAGGCGATATTAGCAGCGGCTCCTGATGTGCCAGCTATTATTTACAACAGCCCAGTGTATGGTTTCGCAACGCGCGCTGATTTGTTTTTCAACTTACGTGCAGAGCACGCAAATTTGGTTGGTTTTAAAGAATTTGGTGGGGAAGACGACCTTCGTTATGCTGCGGAGAATATCACCTCAAAAGACGACAGTGTGTTACTCATGGTTGGCGTCGATACCGCGGTATTCCATGGTTTCGTCAATTGTGGCGCCGTGGGTGCGATCACAGGCATAGGCACAGCATTACCAAAAGAAGTATTGCTACTGGCAAATTTGTCGCGCAAAGCAGCCACAGGCAATGCCGAAGCGCGAGTCCGTGCAAAAGAATTGGAAGAGGCCTTTAGTGTATTGGCCAGCTTTGATGAAGGGCCAGAATTAGTGCTGTTCTTCAAATATTTGTTGGTGTTGAATGGGGAAGAGGAATACCGCTTACATTTCAATGAAACGGACGAATTGAACGATGCCCAACGCCATTACTGCGAACAGCAATATGCCTTGTTCAAGGCGTGGTTTGCCGATTGGTCTAAACAAGGTGGAGTGATTACAGAATGCAGGTAA
- a CDS encoding KAP family P-loop NTPase fold protein yields MSTEQTTQPFEYCASNGKRKQLAERFTAYLNTRDTEKHAFVANLNGGWGTGKTYFVEEWQKLLQEQGYTTIKVDAWESDYLNDPLSILVAEIMEQVKEQDSGDDFTEVEKSIARHLIGLTKAVAPAVIKGILANWVWGEETNKELIDVVEKGIDSIKGINSPKLDAKLGEFGLEVMGQHKRHKQFSKNFKIELENLLNIVNNSKDEPKEKTYIFIDELDRCRPTYAIEMLETVKHLFDIPNVIFVLSTDTEQLEHSIKAVYGQKFNSREYLSRFFNQRMVLPEPDLLEFIKAEKAFENLDFSYLKSFPQINQADQLQDAFCIFCELNKHNLNLRKVKHLIAITEGLLIDPKILQYQFCIYLLLAAIFGENLYIGTIYDGEKDKLPDSRAVLYSYKAPSPRYARNISSAAKNQNMSDFLEQTISHFHIFQQNSIVAEQITGWPIFKALHTERHPLILNIFMNESDCDAQFTAIRSNLNAGIKSIYTPDEMIGLVRRTSTHFEEG; encoded by the coding sequence ATGAGCACTGAGCAAACGACCCAGCCTTTTGAATACTGCGCTTCTAACGGAAAACGTAAGCAGCTTGCAGAACGTTTCACCGCTTACCTGAATACCCGTGATACGGAAAAACATGCTTTCGTTGCCAACCTTAATGGCGGGTGGGGAACAGGGAAAACTTACTTTGTTGAAGAGTGGCAAAAGCTGCTGCAAGAACAAGGCTATACCACCATAAAGGTTGACGCTTGGGAGTCGGATTATCTTAATGATCCCTTATCTATTCTTGTCGCAGAAATAATGGAACAAGTGAAAGAACAAGACTCAGGAGATGACTTTACAGAAGTTGAAAAGAGCATTGCCCGCCACTTAATAGGATTAACGAAAGCAGTAGCTCCAGCAGTAATAAAAGGCATTCTTGCTAACTGGGTTTGGGGAGAAGAAACCAACAAAGAGCTAATTGATGTTGTTGAAAAGGGCATCGATTCTATCAAAGGGATTAACTCTCCAAAACTTGATGCAAAACTTGGGGAATTTGGTCTAGAAGTAATGGGCCAACACAAACGCCACAAACAATTCTCAAAAAACTTCAAGATAGAACTAGAAAATCTCTTAAATATCGTCAATAACAGCAAAGACGAACCAAAAGAAAAAACCTACATTTTCATTGATGAACTAGATCGTTGCCGACCAACCTATGCCATCGAAATGCTAGAAACGGTGAAGCATCTCTTCGATATTCCAAACGTTATCTTTGTGCTATCCACCGATACTGAACAGCTCGAACATTCAATCAAGGCTGTTTACGGACAAAAATTTAATTCCCGAGAGTATTTAAGCCGATTTTTTAACCAAAGAATGGTTTTGCCTGAACCTGATTTACTGGAGTTCATAAAAGCCGAAAAAGCGTTTGAAAATTTAGACTTTAGTTACCTGAAAAGCTTCCCTCAGATCAACCAAGCGGATCAACTTCAGGATGCGTTTTGTATCTTCTGTGAGCTCAACAAACACAACCTGAACTTGAGAAAAGTTAAACATCTAATAGCTATTACCGAAGGGCTACTTATCGACCCTAAAATTCTTCAATATCAGTTTTGTATCTATTTACTACTAGCAGCTATATTTGGGGAAAACTTATATATCGGAACAATCTATGATGGTGAAAAAGATAAACTCCCTGATTCCCGCGCAGTCCTTTATTCCTATAAAGCACCGTCTCCTAGATATGCACGAAATATTTCTAGTGCAGCAAAAAATCAAAATATGTCTGATTTTCTAGAGCAAACTATAAGTCACTTCCATATCTTTCAACAGAACAGCATAGTGGCGGAACAAATAACTGGCTGGCCAATTTTTAAAGCTCTTCACACAGAAAGGCATCCACTTATACTTAACATATTTATGAACGAATCTGACTGCGATGCTCAATTTACAGCCATTCGCAGCAACTTAAATGCTGGAATTAAAAGCATATACACACCTGATGAGATGATAGGTCTAGTCAGAAGAACTTCCACCCACTTCGAAGAAGGCTAA
- the lpdA gene encoding dihydrolipoyl dehydrogenase, producing the protein MYDLVVLGSGPGGYAAAFRAADLGLNVAMIERYATLGGVCLNVGCIPSKALLHVAGKILMAEEPSHGVQFSKPTVDLEAIRHHRQSTVDTLTSNLALMAKGRKVTVFYGEGKFESSQSMTITKNDGKEEKISFNNAIIAVGSSAIKLPFVPYDDPRILDSTSALQLERIPEHLLVLGGGIIGLEMATVYQSLGAKITVAELGEQIMTGADKDLVRVFEQANKNRMSFLTKTQVTDIEATPEALNVTLKDKDGERQLAVDAVLVAVGRSPNGKTAGIADIGVKLDERGFVLTDDKCQTSVPNIYAIGDVTHGPMLAHKASHQGHTAAEVIAGHKVDFQPLAIPSIAYTFPEVAWVGLTETEAKKQDIPVKIAVFPWSASGRAIASGVTQGKTKLIYDETTDRVLGAGIVGSHAGELLGELTLAIELGATLEDIALTIHAHPSLHETVGLAAELGAGTITDLPNKKAKRA; encoded by the coding sequence ATGTACGATTTAGTAGTGTTGGGCAGTGGTCCTGGCGGGTATGCAGCGGCGTTTCGAGCAGCAGATTTGGGTTTAAACGTCGCCATGATAGAGCGCTACGCGACTTTGGGTGGCGTTTGCCTAAACGTTGGCTGTATTCCATCCAAGGCCTTGTTGCATGTGGCAGGCAAAATACTGATGGCCGAAGAACCGTCCCATGGTGTGCAGTTTTCTAAACCGACTGTCGACCTTGAAGCGATTCGACACCACAGACAATCCACCGTAGACACTCTAACCAGCAACCTTGCACTGATGGCTAAGGGGCGAAAAGTCACGGTTTTTTATGGTGAAGGTAAGTTTGAATCCTCGCAATCCATGACAATTACCAAAAACGATGGGAAAGAAGAAAAGATTTCATTCAACAATGCCATTATTGCCGTTGGTTCTAGTGCAATAAAACTGCCTTTTGTGCCTTATGACGATCCACGGATTTTAGATTCCACCAGCGCACTGCAACTTGAACGTATTCCAGAACATTTGCTCGTGCTTGGTGGCGGTATTATTGGTTTGGAAATGGCCACTGTTTACCAATCACTTGGCGCGAAAATTACCGTCGCAGAACTTGGCGAACAAATCATGACGGGCGCAGACAAAGATCTAGTGCGTGTGTTCGAGCAAGCCAACAAAAATCGCATGAGCTTTTTAACCAAAACCCAGGTAACCGATATAGAAGCCACACCAGAAGCGTTAAACGTTACCTTGAAGGACAAAGATGGCGAACGCCAGCTCGCTGTCGATGCAGTACTGGTTGCCGTTGGCCGCTCGCCTAATGGTAAAACGGCAGGCATTGCAGACATTGGCGTCAAATTAGACGAGCGTGGTTTTGTATTGACTGATGATAAGTGCCAAACATCTGTACCCAATATTTACGCCATTGGCGATGTCACTCATGGCCCGATGCTGGCGCATAAAGCCTCGCACCAAGGCCATACCGCCGCCGAGGTGATTGCAGGTCACAAGGTCGATTTCCAACCGCTTGCTATTCCTTCTATTGCCTACACTTTCCCAGAAGTGGCTTGGGTTGGTTTAACCGAAACTGAAGCGAAAAAGCAGGATATTCCGGTTAAAATCGCCGTATTTCCATGGAGTGCCAGTGGACGCGCCATTGCCTCCGGTGTCACCCAAGGCAAAACCAAACTCATTTATGACGAAACAACAGACCGTGTCTTAGGTGCTGGCATCGTTGGTTCTCATGCAGGGGAATTACTCGGAGAACTGACCCTAGCCATCGAACTAGGTGCCACACTGGAAGACATAGCCTTAACCATCCACGCCCACCCAAGCCTACACGAAACCGTCGGCTTGGCAGCAGAACTTGGCGCCGGGACGATTACAGACTTGCCGAACAAGAAAGCGAAAAGAGCGTAA
- a CDS encoding TetR/AcrR family transcriptional regulator, giving the protein MTTDKNDTKTKIMDTAEGFIVQGGYNAFSFRDIAEAVGIKSASVHYHYPTKADLVSAVMARYTESFSIQLPDPTDESLDPKIMINGFIDGFKAKIVDQRDMSLCTMLTSNKATLPEAVCIELAAFYQLILDWLTHVFVRLDKVDKNAGFMKASQLLASLHGASILVQGTNQPDFFNHALSDWRMAYS; this is encoded by the coding sequence ATGACGACGGATAAAAACGACACCAAAACGAAAATTATGGACACGGCCGAAGGCTTTATAGTGCAAGGTGGCTATAACGCGTTTAGCTTCCGAGACATCGCTGAAGCGGTGGGGATCAAAAGTGCGAGTGTTCACTATCACTATCCGACCAAAGCTGACTTGGTCTCTGCCGTGATGGCTCGTTACACCGAATCGTTCTCTATACAATTACCCGACCCAACAGACGAAAGCTTAGATCCAAAAATTATGATCAATGGATTCATCGATGGTTTTAAAGCCAAGATAGTTGATCAGCGTGACATGAGCTTGTGTACTATGTTGACCTCGAATAAGGCCACTTTACCCGAAGCTGTTTGTATTGAGTTAGCCGCGTTCTATCAGCTGATCTTAGATTGGTTGACCCACGTATTTGTGCGTTTGGATAAGGTTGATAAAAACGCAGGATTTATGAAAGCGAGTCAATTACTGGCTAGTCTCCATGGCGCTTCGATTTTAGTGCAAGGCACAAATCAGCCCGATTTTTTTAATCATGCTTTGTCTGATTGGCGAATGGCTTACTCTTAA
- the lpxM gene encoding lauroyl-Kdo(2)-lipid IV(A) myristoyltransferase (LpxM is lauroyl-Kdo(2)-lipid IV(A) myristoyltransferase, an enzyme characterized in Escherichia coli and involved in biosynthesis of the form of lipid A found in that species and some closely related species.) — MSSLDKNIHNPQFKWRFLAPRFWATWLMVLLSILLAYVPFRLRDKLAAKIVPLVMKKNSGALKRARLNIQHCFPEKSLKERETMLRKSLETGAQFCLAYGELLVRSEKYKKSRDEVIGGENLFPLVEKGENIISLTPHCWSIDYTGSMLASRGITITTIMRPQKNPLFDWLMHKQRMQYGRGVVYPRDASIKPFLKSVREGCLGYYLPDEDHGLQQSVFVPFFGTEKATLKGLGKLTKLTKAKIIPMFQAYNAKSGKYELHVFPALENFPTGDETQDAIVMNKALEEMIESHPEQYMWILNLLRTRPDGTRLY, encoded by the coding sequence ATGAGCTCACTAGATAAAAATATACATAACCCTCAGTTTAAATGGCGTTTCCTTGCGCCTCGATTTTGGGCAACTTGGTTGATGGTTCTACTGTCCATCTTGTTGGCTTATGTTCCTTTTCGTCTACGTGACAAATTAGCCGCGAAAATCGTTCCTTTGGTAATGAAGAAAAATAGCGGCGCTTTAAAGCGTGCGCGCCTAAACATTCAGCATTGTTTTCCAGAAAAGTCGCTAAAAGAGCGAGAAACGATGTTGCGCAAAAGCTTAGAAACCGGGGCGCAATTTTGCCTAGCTTATGGTGAACTGTTAGTTCGTAGTGAGAAGTACAAAAAAAGCCGCGATGAGGTGATTGGTGGAGAGAATTTGTTTCCGCTTGTTGAGAAAGGTGAAAATATTATTTCTTTGACGCCACATTGCTGGTCAATTGATTACACGGGCTCTATGCTTGCTTCTCGTGGTATTACCATTACGACTATCATGCGCCCACAGAAAAACCCATTATTTGATTGGCTAATGCATAAGCAGCGTATGCAATATGGCCGAGGGGTGGTTTACCCTCGTGATGCGAGCATCAAACCGTTCCTAAAATCGGTAAGGGAAGGATGCTTAGGGTATTATCTACCGGATGAAGATCATGGTCTTCAGCAATCGGTCTTTGTTCCCTTCTTTGGTACGGAAAAGGCAACGCTTAAAGGGTTGGGTAAATTAACCAAACTAACGAAAGCCAAAATTATTCCAATGTTTCAGGCTTATAATGCCAAATCTGGTAAATATGAATTGCACGTGTTTCCGGCGCTTGAAAACTTCCCTACTGGAGATGAAACACAAGACGCCATTGTCATGAATAAAGCATTAGAAGAAATGATAGAGTCTCATCCTGAACAATATATGTGGATTTTGAATTTGCTTCGAACTCGGCCTGATGGTACTCGTCTTTATTAG
- the hemF gene encoding oxygen-dependent coproporphyrinogen oxidase, with amino-acid sequence MSASSTATVTNLDVQAVKDYLLSLQDHICATLESVEPSMRFKEDAWDRPNGGGGRTRVIAGGDVIEKGGVNFSHVMGDNLPPSATVDRPELAGGRFEAMGVSLVIHPNNPMAPTSHANVRLFIVYKDGMAPVWWFGGGFDLTPYYGFDEDCIHWHQASYDAVEPFGEGYYSRFKTWCDEYFYLKHRGEPRGVGGLFYDDFNEGSFEHCFGMMQSVGNTFTKAYLPILERRKDLPFTEQQRDFQLHRRGRYVEFNLVFDRGTHFGLQSGLGRTESILMSLPPEVRWTYEYQIEPNSEEAKLTDYYLTSKNWLVAR; translated from the coding sequence ATGTCAGCAAGTTCAACCGCTACGGTAACGAACCTTGATGTCCAAGCTGTAAAAGACTATCTCCTGTCTCTTCAAGATCATATTTGCGCGACGTTAGAAAGTGTTGAGCCGTCTATGCGTTTCAAAGAAGATGCTTGGGATCGACCGAATGGCGGTGGCGGACGCACTCGTGTTATCGCGGGTGGCGATGTGATTGAAAAAGGTGGCGTGAACTTCTCTCACGTCATGGGGGATAATTTACCGCCCTCGGCGACAGTGGATCGTCCAGAATTGGCTGGCGGACGATTTGAAGCCATGGGTGTGTCTTTGGTGATTCATCCGAACAATCCAATGGCCCCAACATCCCATGCGAATGTGCGTTTATTCATCGTTTATAAAGATGGCATGGCGCCAGTCTGGTGGTTCGGCGGCGGTTTTGATTTGACACCGTATTATGGTTTTGATGAAGACTGTATCCATTGGCACCAAGCTTCTTATGACGCTGTCGAACCCTTTGGTGAAGGCTATTATTCGCGCTTTAAAACATGGTGCGATGAATACTTTTATTTAAAACATCGTGGCGAACCGCGAGGTGTCGGCGGTTTATTTTATGATGACTTTAACGAAGGCAGCTTTGAGCATTGTTTCGGCATGATGCAATCGGTAGGTAATACCTTTACTAAAGCCTATTTGCCGATACTCGAGCGCCGTAAAGATTTGCCATTCACTGAACAGCAACGCGACTTCCAATTGCATCGTCGCGGACGTTATGTTGAATTTAACTTGGTATTTGACCGTGGTACGCATTTTGGTCTGCAAAGTGGTTTGGGCCGTACAGAATCGATTCTGATGTCATTGCCGCCAGAAGTGCGTTGGACCTATGAATATCAAATCGAGCCAAACAGTGAAGAAGCGAAATTAACCGACTATTACTTAACCTCAAAAAATTGGCTTGTCGCTCGCTAA